In a genomic window of Methylovirgula sp. 4M-Z18:
- a CDS encoding alpha/beta hydrolase, producing MIAAPALALCLILSACGGRPPPGILTPVAQTDPQAKQVDVIVATTREFDPATDAFSTKRGDGLLFQKVDVSIPPNHKDGALEAPEELPGDPSRNFVTTQNRDLSEAEFRAEVTKHLGKSGEVLVFIHGYNTTHQEAVFRMAQITNDSGYRGASVLFSWPSQGELSGYLYDRESSTYSRDQLEHTIHVLAATPGVKKINLLAHSMGNWLTVEMLRQARIRGDVEFGGKLGQVILASPDVDLDVFRKDIFLIGPRKPPIVMLVSRNDYALQVSERLAGRVRAGAAVIDNPQAQKAIQQAGMIVIDMTKVDSNDALNHSKFAESPAIIQNIGRQLNGVQEKSNAPTSVGGFVLDAAGQVLGAPKTIFDTVTLRNGGGGM from the coding sequence TTGATCGCCGCGCCGGCTTTGGCGCTGTGCCTGATCCTATCCGCGTGCGGCGGGCGGCCGCCGCCAGGCATTCTCACTCCCGTGGCGCAGACGGATCCGCAGGCCAAACAGGTCGACGTGATCGTCGCGACCACGCGCGAATTTGATCCGGCCACCGACGCCTTCTCGACCAAGCGCGGCGACGGGCTGCTGTTTCAGAAGGTCGATGTGTCGATCCCGCCCAATCACAAGGACGGCGCGCTCGAGGCGCCCGAGGAATTGCCGGGAGATCCGAGCCGCAATTTCGTCACGACGCAGAATCGGGACCTGAGCGAGGCGGAGTTTCGCGCCGAGGTCACGAAGCATCTCGGCAAGAGCGGCGAGGTTTTGGTCTTCATTCACGGCTATAACACGACCCATCAGGAAGCCGTGTTCCGGATGGCGCAGATCACCAACGATTCAGGTTATCGCGGCGCCTCGGTGCTGTTCTCCTGGCCCTCGCAGGGCGAATTGTCCGGTTATCTGTATGATCGCGAAAGCTCGACCTATTCGCGCGATCAGCTCGAACACACGATCCACGTGCTGGCGGCGACTCCGGGCGTGAAGAAGATCAACCTGCTCGCGCATTCCATGGGTAATTGGCTCACGGTCGAGATGCTGCGGCAGGCACGGATTCGCGGCGACGTGGAATTCGGCGGCAAGCTGGGCCAAGTCATTCTCGCGTCTCCCGACGTCGATTTGGATGTGTTTCGCAAGGACATATTCCTGATCGGCCCGCGCAAGCCGCCGATCGTGATGCTAGTCTCGCGCAACGATTACGCACTGCAAGTTTCCGAACGCCTCGCCGGACGGGTGCGTGCCGGGGCCGCGGTGATCGACAATCCGCAAGCGCAAAAGGCCATTCAACAGGCGGGCATGATTGTCATCGACATGACCAAGGTCGATTCGAACGATGCGCTCAACCATTCGAAATTTGCCGAGTCGCCGGCGATCATCCAGAACATCGGCCGGCAGCTCAATGGCGTGCAGGAGAAATCGAATGCGCCCACGAGCGTCGGCGGATTCGTTCTCGACGCGGCGGGCCAGGTGCTTGGGGCGCCGAAGACGATTTTCGATACGGTGACATTGCGCAATGGCGGCGGCGGGATGTGA
- the secA gene encoding preprotein translocase subunit SecA has product MFGALAKKIFGSANDRRLKTYRPKVAAIAALEPEVSSLTDEQLKARTQEFRNMLESGKTLDDILAPAFATVREAAKRTLGQRHFDVQMIGGVVLHEGAIAEMRTGEGKTLVATLATYLNALNGKGVHVVTVNDYLARRDAEWMGRIYNFLGLSVGVIVHGLDDDQRRQAYAADITYGTNNEFGFDYLRDNMKYELAQMVQRGHAFAIVDEVDSILVDEARTPLIISGPSDDKSDLYNSIDKFIPVLVKEDFEIDEKQRSVHLTEVGNEHIEQLLREANILTEGSLYEAANATLVHHVQQALKAHKLFQRDKDYIVKDGEVIIIDEFSGRMMRGRRYSEGLHQALEAKEHVAVQPENVTLASITFQNYFRLYAKLAGMTGTAATEANEFAEIYKLDVVEIPTNRPVQRIDEHDEVYRTEKEKLKAIVKEIQEAATEMQPMLVGTTSIEKSEALAEFLKTQGFKQIDFEQPGAIDKLYAGARSGVSAKQFAVLNARFHEQEAYIVAEAGVPGAITVATNMAGRGTDIQLGGNVEMRIAAECAGIEDPAARQQKEQAIRAEVAGFKEKALAAGGLYIIGTERHESRRIDNQLRGRGGRQGDPGRSKFFLSLQDDLMRIFGSERMDSMLQKFGLKEDEPIVHPWINKALEKAQQKVEARNFDIRKNILKYDDVMNDQRKVIFEDRRKMMAQDSLEESVHDMRHDVVDDLVMKHIPEGAYPDAWDVTGLHDQVRNFLNLDVPVADWAKEEGIADEEMIERLTKSSDDAYAARVEKNTPDVMRYVEKQVILQVLDQLWREHLITLDHLRQVIGWRGLAQRDPLNEYKSEAFELFKSLIDHWHQTVTGHLMRVEVMFQAPENSAPAMEAHHFDPQTGEDDEQLARLNASVASSDFSALAVAAPALAGEFAPAPPALRDPDDPSSWGRVGRNEPCPCGSGKKFKHCHGALV; this is encoded by the coding sequence ATGTTTGGCGCTCTGGCAAAGAAAATATTCGGCTCCGCAAACGACCGCCGCCTCAAAACCTACCGGCCGAAAGTCGCCGCCATTGCGGCGCTTGAGCCGGAAGTCTCGTCCCTGACCGACGAACAGCTCAAGGCGCGCACCCAAGAATTCCGCAACATGCTTGAGTCGGGCAAGACGCTCGACGACATTCTTGCCCCCGCTTTCGCAACCGTGCGCGAGGCGGCCAAGCGCACGCTCGGCCAGCGCCATTTCGATGTCCAGATGATCGGCGGCGTGGTGCTGCATGAAGGCGCGATCGCCGAAATGCGCACCGGTGAAGGCAAGACGCTGGTCGCGACCCTCGCGACCTATCTCAACGCCCTCAACGGCAAGGGCGTCCATGTGGTGACAGTCAACGACTACCTCGCTCGCCGCGACGCCGAATGGATGGGCCGGATCTACAATTTCCTCGGCCTCAGCGTCGGCGTCATCGTGCACGGGCTCGACGACGATCAGCGCCGCCAGGCCTATGCGGCCGACATCACCTACGGCACGAACAACGAATTCGGCTTCGACTATCTGCGCGACAACATGAAATACGAGTTGGCGCAGATGGTGCAGCGCGGCCACGCCTTCGCCATCGTCGACGAAGTGGACTCGATTCTGGTCGACGAAGCGCGCACGCCACTGATCATTTCCGGCCCGTCCGACGACAAGTCCGACCTGTACAATTCCATCGACAAGTTCATCCCGGTGCTGGTGAAGGAAGATTTCGAGATCGACGAAAAACAGCGCAGCGTCCATCTCACCGAGGTCGGCAACGAGCATATCGAACAATTGCTGCGCGAGGCGAATATCCTCACCGAGGGCTCGCTCTATGAGGCGGCGAATGCGACGCTCGTGCACCACGTGCAGCAGGCGCTGAAAGCGCACAAGTTGTTCCAACGCGACAAGGATTACATCGTCAAGGACGGCGAGGTGATCATCATCGACGAATTCTCCGGCCGCATGATGCGCGGACGTCGCTATTCGGAAGGCCTGCATCAGGCGCTGGAGGCCAAGGAACATGTGGCGGTGCAGCCAGAAAACGTGACGCTCGCCTCCATCACCTTCCAGAATTATTTCCGCCTCTACGCGAAGCTCGCCGGCATGACCGGTACGGCGGCGACGGAGGCCAATGAATTCGCCGAGATCTACAAGCTCGACGTGGTCGAAATCCCGACCAACCGGCCGGTGCAGCGCATCGACGAGCATGATGAAGTCTATCGCACCGAGAAGGAAAAGCTCAAAGCGATCGTCAAGGAAATCCAAGAGGCGGCCACCGAGATGCAGCCGATGCTCGTCGGCACGACGTCGATCGAGAAATCGGAAGCGCTGGCGGAATTCCTGAAGACGCAAGGCTTCAAGCAGATCGATTTCGAGCAGCCCGGCGCGATCGACAAGCTCTATGCCGGCGCACGGTCCGGCGTCTCGGCGAAGCAATTTGCCGTGCTGAACGCCCGTTTCCACGAGCAGGAAGCCTATATCGTGGCCGAAGCCGGCGTGCCGGGCGCAATCACGGTCGCTACCAATATGGCTGGCCGCGGCACCGACATTCAGCTCGGCGGCAACGTCGAGATGCGCATCGCCGCCGAATGTGCCGGCATCGAGGATCCGGCGGCGCGGCAGCAGAAAGAGCAGGCGATCCGCGCTGAAGTGGCCGGCTTCAAGGAAAAGGCGCTCGCCGCGGGCGGTCTCTATATCATTGGCACTGAGCGGCACGAGAGCCGCCGCATCGACAATCAGTTGCGCGGTCGCGGCGGCCGTCAGGGCGACCCCGGCCGCTCGAAATTCTTCCTGTCGCTGCAGGACGATCTGATGCGCATTTTCGGCTCCGAGCGCATGGATTCGATGCTGCAGAAATTCGGCTTGAAGGAAGACGAGCCTATCGTCCATCCCTGGATCAACAAGGCGCTGGAAAAGGCGCAGCAGAAAGTCGAAGCGCGCAACTTCGACATTCGCAAGAACATTCTCAAATACGACGACGTGATGAATGACCAGCGCAAGGTCATTTTCGAAGACCGCCGCAAGATGATGGCGCAGGACTCGCTCGAGGAGTCGGTGCACGACATGCGGCACGACGTCGTCGACGATTTGGTCATGAAACATATTCCCGAAGGCGCGTATCCGGATGCCTGGGACGTGACCGGTCTGCACGATCAGGTACGGAACTTCCTCAATCTCGACGTGCCGGTGGCCGATTGGGCCAAGGAAGAAGGCATTGCCGACGAGGAAATGATCGAGCGCCTGACCAAGTCGTCCGACGACGCCTATGCGGCACGGGTCGAGAAGAACACGCCGGACGTGATGCGCTATGTCGAGAAGCAGGTGATCCTGCAGGTGCTCGACCAATTATGGCGCGAGCATCTCATCACACTGGACCATTTGCGCCAGGTGATCGGCTGGCGTGGCCTCGCCCAGCGCGACCCGCTGAACGAATACAAGTCCGAAGCCTTCGAATTGTTCAAGAGCCTGATCGACCATTGGCATCAGACCGTGACGGGCCATCTGATGCGTGTCGAAGTGATGTTCCAGGCGCCGGAAAATTCCGCGCCGGCCATGGAGGCGCATCATTTCGACCCGCAGACCGGCGAGGATGACGAGCAGTTGGCGCGGCTCAATGCCAGTGTCGCGTCAAGCGATTTCTCGGCGCTCGCGGTTGCCGCGCCGGCGCTGGCAGGCGAATTTGCGCCCGCGCCGCCCGCCTTGCGCGATCCGGACGATCCGTCAAGCTGGGGCCGCGTCGGGCGCAACGAGCCTTGTCCCTGCGGTTCGGGCAAGAAGTTCAAACATTGTCACGGTGCGCTGGTTTAA
- the rimM gene encoding ribosome maturation factor RimM (Essential for efficient processing of 16S rRNA): MTRPRVLVATFGAAHGIRGEVRVKSFTADPAAFATYGPLQAEGGTQMFEIAGARPLKDDLFIVRIKDVNDRTAAEALNGTGLTVARELLPPAQAGEYYYSDLVGLKAVTDDGAAIGTVVAVQNYGAGDILEIKPEAGGDTLLLPFLDAVVRSVDLDAGRIVLNLPQEVAGEPDASHS; encoded by the coding sequence GTGACGCGCCCGCGCGTTCTCGTCGCCACTTTCGGCGCGGCACATGGCATTCGCGGCGAGGTCAGGGTGAAGAGTTTCACCGCTGATCCCGCCGCTTTCGCCACTTATGGACCGCTGCAGGCCGAAGGCGGCACGCAGATGTTCGAGATCGCCGGCGCCCGGCCGCTCAAGGACGATCTGTTCATCGTCCGCATCAAGGACGTGAACGACCGCACCGCCGCCGAGGCGCTCAACGGCACCGGCCTCACGGTGGCGCGCGAACTTTTGCCGCCCGCGCAGGCGGGTGAATATTACTATTCCGATCTCGTTGGCCTGAAAGCCGTGACGGACGATGGCGCGGCGATCGGCACGGTCGTCGCCGTGCAGAATTACGGCGCCGGCGACATTCTCGAAATCAAACCTGAGGCGGGCGGCGACACGCTGCTGCTGCCGTTCCTGGACGCAGTTGTCCGCTCCGTCGACCTCGACGCGGGCAGGATCGTCCTGAACTTGCCGCAAGAGGTTGCGGGGGAGCCTGACGCCTCTCATTCATAA
- the trmD gene encoding tRNA (guanosine(37)-N1)-methyltransferase TrmD has protein sequence MTDTPAWAVTLFTLYPDMFPGPLGQSLSGDALARGLWSLETRNIRDHGLGRHRAVDDTPAGGGPGMVIRADVLAASLDAGLSADDTRPRLLMSPRGKPLTQERVRSLSEGPGVVLICGRFEGVDERVIEARGLEEVSIGDYILSGGEIASIVLLDACVRLLPGVMGKLESGSEESFENGLLEYPHYTRPREWEGRTIPDVLLSGDHAKIARWRREQAEAITQTRRPDLLKR, from the coding sequence ATGACGGATACGCCGGCTTGGGCCGTCACGCTCTTCACGCTCTATCCCGACATGTTTCCCGGACCGCTTGGCCAATCGCTTTCCGGCGATGCGCTGGCGCGCGGGCTCTGGTCGCTGGAAACGCGCAACATTCGCGACCATGGCCTTGGCCGTCACCGCGCCGTGGACGATACGCCGGCTGGCGGCGGGCCCGGCATGGTGATCCGCGCCGACGTGCTGGCGGCGAGCTTGGATGCTGGCCTTTCGGCCGATGATACGCGGCCGCGCCTGCTGATGAGCCCGCGCGGCAAGCCTTTGACCCAGGAGCGCGTGCGCAGCTTGAGCGAAGGGCCTGGTGTCGTCCTGATCTGCGGCCGGTTCGAAGGCGTCGACGAACGGGTCATCGAAGCGCGCGGGCTCGAGGAAGTGTCGATCGGCGATTACATCCTCTCGGGCGGCGAAATCGCCTCGATCGTGCTGCTCGACGCCTGCGTGCGCCTGTTGCCGGGCGTGATGGGCAAATTGGAATCGGGCTCGGAAGAAAGCTTCGAAAACGGCCTGCTCGAATATCCGCATTACACCCGCCCGCGCGAATGGGAAGGACGCACCATTCCCGACGTGCTGCTGTCGGGCGATCACGCGAAGATCGCGCGCTGGCGGCGCGAACAGGCGGAAGCGATCACGCAGACCCGGCGGCCGGATTTGCTTAAGCGCTAA
- a CDS encoding alkaline phosphatase family protein, translated as MKVTRLAALFGLSSLLASTALAQTPVAPKPGIEKVGHIIVFYLENRAFDNLYGLFPGANGLANAGAAATQVDKDGKPYDKLPPVLDTSTNPPKPDPRFPADLPNGPFKVNDIVSVEEKTGDLVHRFYNEQLQIDGGKMDKYVAYSDASSLVMNYYDGSKLPLWNYAKQYVLMDNFFHAAFGGSFLNHFWLVCACSPRWDNAPDKFVAKLDDKGNLISDGQVTPDGYAVNTSFSVYQPHPAKFDADKSQLVPPQDMPNIGDRLSEKNVSWAWYSGGWNDAVAGHPAPLFQFHHQPFAYFKNYGDGTPGRAAHLKDYLDLVNDIRNNTLPQVVFYKPIGELNEHNGYANVLDGDQHVVDLIEKIQATPAWNDSVIIVTYDENGGLWDHVAPPKTDKWGPGTRIPTLLISPLAKKGFVDHTEYDTTSILKLIETRYGLVPLGTRDAAVNDMTNALDLQ; from the coding sequence ATGAAAGTGACAAGACTTGCCGCTCTGTTTGGCCTCAGCTCCCTGCTCGCCTCGACGGCCCTGGCGCAGACCCCCGTCGCTCCCAAGCCGGGGATAGAGAAAGTTGGCCATATCATCGTCTTCTATCTGGAGAATCGCGCCTTCGACAATCTCTATGGTTTGTTTCCGGGCGCGAACGGCCTCGCCAATGCCGGCGCAGCGGCGACCCAGGTGGATAAAGACGGCAAGCCCTATGACAAATTGCCGCCGGTGCTCGATACGAGCACCAACCCGCCCAAGCCCGACCCGCGCTTTCCTGCCGATCTGCCCAACGGCCCCTTCAAGGTCAACGATATCGTCTCGGTGGAGGAAAAGACCGGCGATCTCGTCCACCGCTTCTATAATGAGCAATTGCAGATCGACGGCGGCAAGATGGACAAATATGTCGCCTATTCCGACGCCTCAAGTCTCGTCATGAATTATTACGACGGCTCGAAATTGCCGCTGTGGAATTATGCGAAGCAATATGTCCTGATGGACAATTTCTTCCACGCCGCCTTCGGCGGGTCGTTCCTGAACCATTTCTGGCTGGTCTGCGCCTGCTCGCCGCGCTGGGACAATGCGCCAGATAAATTCGTCGCCAAGCTCGACGACAAGGGCAACCTGATCTCGGACGGCCAGGTGACGCCCGACGGATACGCGGTCAATACCTCGTTCTCAGTCTACCAGCCGCATCCGGCGAAATTCGATGCCGACAAGAGCCAGTTGGTGCCGCCGCAGGACATGCCGAACATCGGCGACCGGCTGTCGGAAAAGAACGTGTCCTGGGCCTGGTATTCGGGTGGCTGGAACGACGCGGTGGCCGGCCATCCGGCGCCTTTGTTCCAGTTCCACCACCAGCCGTTCGCCTATTTCAAGAATTACGGTGACGGCACGCCGGGCCGCGCCGCCCATTTGAAGGATTACCTCGACCTGGTGAACGATATTCGCAACAATACCCTGCCGCAGGTTGTCTTTTATAAGCCGATCGGCGAACTGAACGAGCACAACGGCTATGCCAACGTGCTCGACGGTGACCAGCATGTCGTTGATTTGATCGAGAAAATCCAAGCGACCCCGGCTTGGAACGACAGCGTGATCATCGTCACCTATGACGAAAACGGCGGTCTTTGGGATCATGTCGCGCCGCCCAAGACCGACAAATGGGGCCCGGGCACGCGCATCCCGACCTTGCTGATTTCGCCGCTCGCCAAGAAAGGCTTCGTCGATCACACCGAATACGACACGACCTCGATCCTGAAACTGATCGAGACGCGGTACGGCCTGGTACCGCTCGGCACGCGCGACGCGGCGGTCAATGACATGACCAACGCGTTGGATTTGCAGTAA
- a CDS encoding foldase protein PrsA, whose translation MSQVSNAFMTSASRKILVGAAFAVVAFGTLSPASAKVLAKVNGVEITDEDVATAETELGSSLPSSLDGAEKDKYVLEYLIDAKIMVQKAEEQKLGDTPEFARALAYYREKILTDKLMADIAKTAVTDEAMKKVYDEAAAKMKPQEEIHARHILVATEDEAKAALKRIQAGEDFAKIADELSKDPSGNGGDLGWFTKDKMVPEFGEAAFKLDKGQVSEPVHSNFGWHIIKVEDKRMTKFPAFEDVKDQVARYVAQKAQQDAVADMRKNAKVERFDAPPAPADNTAPAPAAPAKP comes from the coding sequence ATGTCGCAAGTTTCTAACGCATTCATGACGTCCGCCAGCCGTAAGATTCTCGTCGGTGCGGCTTTTGCCGTCGTGGCCTTTGGCACCCTGTCGCCCGCCTCGGCAAAAGTGTTGGCCAAAGTGAATGGCGTGGAGATCACCGATGAGGACGTGGCGACCGCCGAAACGGAACTGGGGAGCAGCCTGCCCTCGAGCCTGGATGGGGCCGAGAAAGACAAATACGTGCTCGAATACCTTATCGACGCGAAAATCATGGTGCAGAAGGCCGAGGAACAAAAGCTCGGCGACACGCCGGAATTCGCCCGCGCGCTGGCTTATTACCGGGAAAAGATTTTGACCGACAAATTGATGGCCGACATTGCCAAGACGGCCGTTACCGACGAGGCGATGAAGAAAGTCTATGACGAGGCCGCCGCGAAGATGAAGCCGCAGGAAGAAATTCATGCGCGCCACATTCTCGTGGCCACCGAGGACGAAGCCAAGGCCGCGCTGAAGCGCATTCAGGCCGGCGAGGATTTCGCCAAGATCGCTGACGAACTGTCCAAGGACCCGAGCGGGAATGGCGGCGATCTTGGCTGGTTCACCAAGGATAAGATGGTGCCGGAATTCGGCGAGGCGGCATTCAAGCTCGACAAGGGGCAGGTGTCGGAGCCGGTGCACAGCAACTTCGGCTGGCATATCATCAAGGTCGAAGACAAGCGGATGACCAAGTTCCCAGCCTTCGAGGACGTGAAGGACCAGGTCGCCCGCTATGTCGCGCAAAAGGCGCAACAGGACGCCGTTGCCGACATGCGCAAGAACGCCAAGGTCGAACGTTTCGATGCTCCGCCCGCGCCGGCCGACAATACGGCCCCTGCCCCCGCGGCTCCCGCCAAGCCGTGA